The genomic segment AAACTTTGTTAAAATCCAATTGACACCTAGTTCATTCCTCCTACTTAAGGCGAATCAGAATAATAGGCAATGCAAAAGAaatcaaaataaagaaaaaattaccTTTAGAGTCTGGTTCGATTTTTTTATGTGTGCAGAGGTAAATAGACAAAGAATATGAGATTGGCGTGTTAGGGCAAACGCAAGCCAACAAATCGTGGTTTTAATTAGGTTTTCAATCCCAAAAAATTAAAAGCACGAGCCTATAATTCTTTCTTGTCACGTTCTACTTTAATTCggcttttaaaaattaaaagcccaaaaaaaatttcccaAACAAACTTTAACAGCCTAGGCCCGCCTTGAACCGCCTAGACCGTCTAGACCCGCCTAAGAGCGCCTAGGCGCCCTTGCTGTCAACCTTTTCGGTGCGGTCAAGCGGCCGACAAGAGTTTTAGAACACTGCCAAAATTAAATCGGCTCCACAAGATTTTCTATGACATTATACAGTTTCCAAGAATATACAAGCAAATTCATCACTTTCTGCAACATACAATCGCGATCACGCAACCTTAAGATCAATACAATAAACTCCATCTCCTTTTTAGAGAAACACAATCACAAATATATTTCTCCGTCAATCTGTTCTATTTCATGCAAACCTAAAGATCATTCCTATTCCAGGTCATCCAACATGCCATAGTTCTGCAGAACGCATATCACTATCAATTAAGACTTTACTATTCAACATCTAAAAGAAGACAAACCAATTGTTATGAGATAGAAAAAGACAATAAATATTCAAATCCAAACAACAAAAAATCTTTCAACATTTACTAAGGGAATTCCCATGGCCTCTGAAGTAAAATATAAAACCTCAGGTAAGATAATCACTTACCGCCAACAGAAAATTGTGAAATTTATACAAACAAATTTACCAGGAAACAAAAAACAGGTTTCACCGATTTAACGAACAAAAAAGTAAAGAAAACATAGGAAtgaagtaaaaaaatatatatacaaatttagCTTACCTTATTTAAATCAATATTAGCAGGCCAGGTGTGGAGTAGCTTATAGAAATAATCAAACATCTCCACAGAAGACCCGAACGTTTTCATGCCCACACTTGCCGCAGCagcctcctcctcctcctccttcTTCTGCTCTTCCACTTCCACCTCTCCATCTGCTAAACTCTCTTCTCGTTCTTCTCCAGAACACTTATCAGATTCGGCTTTGATTCTCTTCTCTCCGTTTGGCTCAGCGGCCACATCATCCCTCCTGGCGCGCTTCGAGACGCCATTTCCAGGCTCAGATTCAGCCGCGATTCCGGCTTCAGGCTCGATGTCAGTGTTCAGCCGAGGCGCTGGAGCTGATTCGTCGGCCATGAGCGAGCTGCAGAGTGGCGAGATAAACCCCAACTTTAAAACCCTAAATTCGCAAGTTATCCATTGTTTAGCCCGACCCGGTAGTAGAATAGACTCGGGAGTTAACCCCTTTCGCACTTTAGTTCAAAGTTGTAGGCGGGCTACAAAGCCCAGCCCAGACCATTTCCAACATTTGCAAAGCCcgttgagttttttttttttttttttttttgagattatTGTCAGGTacataacataaaaaaatccTACAATTCATGCTGAATTTTTCTGGTAACATAGAAAAAAGTATTTCGATTGTATTCAATTCTCTGTTATGTAAGTGAGGTTTCAAATGTTTTATAAAACCTATTTGCATGCATATATTTTTAACTTAATTATTATCAAATCTTTAAGTTATTAATTatgagtaaaaaaaatatttattaattttttagaaTACATTAGAATAGATTTTTATGTAGTTTACATAGAAAATTAATACAGAATGTACATGAAATCGAAAGAGAGATTTTACACAGAAAATTATTGCACCAAGAATATGTAGCTTTTGACTTTGAACCTTTCTTAGCAAAATATTATTGGATTTACTAGGCCACAACGTGAACTTAATGTCTTGAACTTCTTAGCAGTTTGTGTAAGACCAAACAACAGTATCTAGACGATAACTTCCCTACcatttatttttagtttttttcttGGAATATTCTTGGTTTCATAAGTATTTCGTTGAGATGGCTCGTCCTCATACTTACATAGATAACATTTCTTTAAGAATtgtggaacatttcatgttcccaatcttgattttgatgttaacaaaacttgttatttggTTTCTAATGGATTTAACTAAGTGCCCAAaaactggaactgatcagttatcaagtcaaaactgaagctatctaGATGCAAAATGAAAGCACCAATTGATTGTCTAAattgaatcagttcaactgattgtccatctgataggcagttcagcagaagaccttctgAAGtcagccagctgatgaagagtccaactgaccagttcaactgaagcagtgaaatcagttcagctgacgagccaactgatttcacataaccagttcaagatcaattCAACTGACCAGCTTAGAACATCAGtaaggaatcaatcagtttgcaaaACACGACAAGCTTACTCAATGGAATCCAGTTGTGCCACTGAGGAAAAGCTTTTGTTCATTCAAATGACAATAATAGACGCTGCAGCAGTGCTTAAAGCCAAAACGTTTCAGAATGGTTGTCGGAAAGTACAAGACAAATATCGAGGAAGgtattcaaaatgcaacggatacaacaattgagtctcactgtacgatcaagctTCGTGCCTATAAATAAAAGATCAAGATCAGTAAAGACAATAACAAGAAGTGTGTAAAGATCAAAAGAGGAAAAGGGCATGCCAACTGCTTAGTATAGAAGCAAAATTCTCAGTATGTGAGAACATCTTCATGTTGTATTcatagttcagttctcacacatgcacacacacaatCACCCACATATACAGAAAGTTAAGCTTATtgaatagctgagtgagtcttgcacaaagacgtaaaacttgtttATGTAGTTTTtaacacatagacattaaacaaGTATTGGCTGAAAGGTGCTACCTttagtctaggctaggagttcagttaggtagtGGTGTAAGTCATaagctgagtgagtttgtacaaggtgttgtactaaatcaaagttttctagtggatTCTACCCgatgtggtagaaggggtgGCATAGGAGCAGTCGAAGTCTCCGAAAATTCTTAAACATATCTTATTTATTTAACTGTtgaacttttattttaaaactgatttgatcagttcaagctgttatcagttcagtgctcaccataactgaactgatatatgtaaGAATTGATCCCCCTTATTTTAGTTATTCAGCTTACATAAGTTAAAAGATTTAAACTGATTAGCTTACTTAATGAAGGATTTCGAGTATtttatgcttggtttaaaaccaaactcgatctattcattagtgtttacattcttagaacacgagccaTTGAAGCTCAtgaagaatattgtgtttgaagtacCTTCAAAGATGCCTCAACCGATCCTTCAATAAGTATTAGAACTAGCTATTCTAAGAAGGAAATTTGAAagctaatattttaaaataagtttaaaaatgtcatttaaaatggatttcaaaatcctcttaaaaattttatatgagcTTACCGTGGGAAGAGAGAAGATTGTTGGATCTTCAACTAAaattgtagccacttctctcgactctggattttgttgttttagcaACTTGCAGggttttgatatcaaatgatagcAGAACAGTTAAACTGATCGGTGGACAAGATTTTAGTTGCCAGTCCACCAGTTCaagctgatcaacagacgaGTCATAGCTAAGCTGAAATGCTGGATGATTAAAGTTGAGCTTAATCATCAGTAGTATACCGCCGCTTAactgccatatcagatcaaaaTAGATGATCAATGTAGTTCAGTATCAGTTGAAtccagtttgagtcagctcgaccagttagctAGCACAGAGTTCAAGTCCAAGTCAAATTAACTGATCTTCTGGCAAAAAGAGACTCAAAATCGATGCATCATTTCAAAGCATTCAAGGTGACCAGTTGTTGGTATATCAAGTTCTAGCAtatataaactgactgatatttGGTGTTGTTTAAAATTTGCTATTATAGTAGCATTTTCCTTTGCAAAATTTGGTATGCTTAAATGTATAAAAGCGACacgtatttgattaaataaatatcattttatcCAATTAATTTATGTGTAACTGAACTGTTATTTTCATATGTATTACATAAACTGCTTGAATGTTAAATGATGTTAAAACTCATTGTTAAAATCgcgtaaatgattatatttttgagggggagtttttaattcagttcttgaaggggatttttctttaaaattatccCTCGAAATgaaaaaagttttaaattcgttttaaactcgtttttgaATTTAGTTCTTGAGGTAGAGCTttcttatccctcgaactgaaaaattctttttaattgttttaaatgtttttaattctCACAAAAGGGGAGAATCGAGATTttaaatgctcctacgtcattcATTATATCATAATGATATGTtttcactaaaaaactttgattagTTACAGAAgttgtaataacccacttcaatttggacttaaacactgccaaattgaaactctatgtTTCTTACATATTATCAGTacataattgatttaatttttcataGCACAAGTGATCTTTAGGAGATCGAATATTTTGATGTAATGTGCTAGTAATCTTAGCTCAAattatagcctgaaagctatgaatatatCTTTGAAGTGTGAGATTCTCTGTATGAATATCGCAACCGATCGTATATAACTGAATTTCTCAAATGTTCTCAAAATCGATGTTAACGTCGAAAATCAATCTTATTCATACTAAATTCCTTAGCTATTTATAGGATTCCATCCCAATGGTAACATTTAATGAATTAAATGATTCATATCGGTTGAATTGCCCTATCTGAgtgtgtcaacattcttctgacaacaGTATGATGTTGCAGTCTGATATGCGGCGCTCCTAATGTTAGTTATAGTCTGTTGTGTACGATTTGTTGGTTGTTGGCTTAGCTAGCTGATGGCATGTCAAACTGATACCAATTGTTCGATTTATAActtatcagttgaactgacttAATGCTTCCTGTTCAGTTCTAACTGATATATCAGTTGACTTTACTGATTCAGTTATCTTTGTTCAGTTCGATTTCATCCGAtcatttaattttgttaatCTTCAGTTTGGATGACTTCAGTTTGAATTACTTCAGTTCAAGTAGGTTCAGTTATATGACCTCAATTCAGTTGGCTTCAATTCAGCTAATCAGCTCAGcaaatttgtcaaactccgaaacctttaattctaacaatttctcttttttcgGTGTTTAACAAAAAATAGAAACCAAGAACTGATAGAATTCAttgtatataaaataatattcaaaTGTTCATATTCGTACAAACTAAGAATAAGATAAGATCTAAAAGAACTAACTGATTTTCACTTCTTAGCTCTTTTGTCAGTAGGTCTTTGATCAGTTAGTTGACTAGTTCTTTTCTTTGACTTATTTTGCTGCTCTTCTTCTCCTTTTTTGTCAACACCTACGAGATTAGTAAGAAGGCGGACTTCAGAGCTGACTTGGGATATAGCATTCAGCATCTGTTCCTGCATCAAAtctgatagacttaatttaattgtggtgatgagagtcaaaaccagtagatcacgttagtaaaaccagaagacagtataaaagcagaagttctcgtatcaccttaacaaagcagtactcttcgagtacttatcaacTTAGATAAATAGAAGCAGAAATTGACTTTTACTAAATCAGAACCTATCAaacatatattaaatgttactgttactttaccaagtacgagtattaaatgcatcattaatgctgaataaagtcatttaatacTTTTTACCaattttggtatgaaacaagactgattgttctgaaacttttttgcaggaacctttttcggtaataaagctgattctatcagaagtcaaagaagccattttgtttatagacgttggaatcaagacttctataaatacacaagatcaatGACGTTTATAGGCGACCCAACAACGATCACATTCTCTATTACACGAACGTCGATTTGAGCACTCAAAACTACTtatcatcttcaagctcaatatacagaaaaaacAACACACGCTTCATAatagttatctgatcttttgagatcatattgtgctgactatttcttactctctctacaaGCTATTCACGTTACTACATTTTGGAGAAGAATTtttaatctggaaaagagtttTTTCCAGAACTTTATTGTATTTGTTTTATTGCGTTGAGAAACT from the Primulina tabacum isolate GXHZ01 chromosome 16, ASM2559414v2, whole genome shotgun sequence genome contains:
- the LOC142530062 gene encoding uncharacterized protein LOC142530062, which encodes MADESAPAPRLNTDIEPEAGIAAESEPGNGVSKRARRDDVAAEPNGEKRIKAESDKCSGEEREESLADGEVEVEEQKKEEEEEAAAASVGMKTFGSSVEMFDYFYKLLHTWPANIDLNKYEHIMVLELLKKGHMEAERKIGCGIKGLQVRFHPQFRSRCFFLIRDDESVDDFSFRKCVDRILPLPENMQIKHDVNKALRGKGGGFGRGRGRGRGNRGRGRK